A genomic window from Streptomyces sp. WMMC940 includes:
- a CDS encoding LysR family transcriptional regulator, whose amino-acid sequence MIDPRRLRILRAVADHRTVTAAAAALYLTPSAVSQQLAALEQETGHTLLIRSGRGVTLTAAGEILLGHAHAVLSQLERAEAELAAYAGGAAGEVTVASFATGIAEVLAPAIGRLAQDHPGIRVRVRDAEGDESLPMVLDGEADLALAVEYRGAPREDDRRLARVPLYAEPFDAVLHCGHPLADRGQVELAALADGDWIGQYPGNPCHDVMLLACELAGFQPRLTHSSDDFRAVVALAGAGAGVALVPRSALRGMELKDTVVLPVAGPAATRRVFAAVRRGAESHPLLSPVLEALARAAAGLSTG is encoded by the coding sequence GTGATCGACCCTCGCAGGCTCCGCATTCTGCGCGCCGTGGCGGACCACCGTACGGTGACCGCCGCGGCCGCGGCGCTGTATCTGACCCCGTCGGCCGTCTCCCAGCAGCTCGCCGCGCTGGAGCAGGAGACCGGCCACACCCTGCTCATCCGCAGCGGCCGGGGCGTGACGCTGACTGCGGCCGGCGAGATCCTGCTCGGCCACGCCCACGCCGTGCTCTCCCAGCTGGAACGGGCGGAGGCGGAGCTCGCGGCGTACGCGGGCGGGGCGGCCGGCGAGGTCACCGTCGCCTCCTTCGCCACCGGGATCGCGGAGGTCCTGGCCCCGGCCATCGGACGGCTCGCCCAGGACCACCCCGGGATCCGGGTGCGCGTCCGCGACGCCGAGGGCGACGAGAGCCTGCCCATGGTCCTGGACGGGGAGGCCGATCTCGCCCTGGCCGTGGAGTACCGGGGTGCCCCGCGTGAGGACGACCGCCGCCTCGCGCGGGTCCCGCTCTACGCGGAGCCCTTCGACGCCGTGCTGCACTGCGGCCACCCGCTCGCGGATCGCGGCCAGGTGGAGCTCGCCGCCCTCGCGGACGGCGACTGGATCGGCCAATACCCCGGCAACCCCTGCCATGACGTGATGCTCCTGGCCTGCGAACTCGCCGGGTTCCAGCCGCGCCTCACCCACTCGTCCGACGACTTCCGGGCCGTGGTGGCCCTGGCCGGCGCGGGCGCCGGAGTGGCCCTCGTACCCCGCTCGGCCCTGCGCGGCATGGAGCTGAAGGACACCGTGGTCCTTCCCGTCGCCGGCCCGGCCGCCACCCGGCGCGTCTTCGCGGCGGTCCGGCGCGGAGCCGAGAGCCATCCGCTGCTCAGCCCGGTCCTGGAGGCCCTGGCGCGCGCGGCGGCGGGTCTCTCCACGGGCTGA
- the tdh gene encoding L-threonine 3-dehydrogenase encodes MKALVKQHAEPGLWLMDVPEPEYGPGDVLIKVLRTGICGTDLHIRSWDGWAQQTISTPLVAGHEFVGEVAAVGTDVEDVAVGDLVSGEGHLVCGKCRNCLAGRRHLCRSTVGLGVGRDGAFAEYVSLPASNVWVHRTHVDLDVAAIFDPFGNAVHTALSFPLVGEDVLITGAGPIGVMAAAVARHAGARNVVITDVSEPRLELARKVGATLAVNVAETGIAEAQRSLGLKEGFDIGLEMSGRPEAVRDMIDNMTHGGRIAMLGLPAQDFSVDWSKIVTSMITIKGIYGREMFETWYAMTVLLEGGLDLSPVITGSYGYQDFEAAFDEAATARSGKIILDWTA; translated from the coding sequence ATGAAGGCACTCGTCAAGCAGCACGCCGAGCCCGGGCTGTGGCTCATGGACGTCCCCGAGCCCGAGTACGGTCCCGGAGACGTGCTGATCAAGGTCCTGCGCACCGGCATCTGCGGGACCGATCTCCACATCCGCTCCTGGGACGGCTGGGCGCAGCAGACGATCTCCACGCCGCTCGTGGCCGGCCACGAGTTCGTCGGAGAGGTCGCCGCCGTCGGCACGGACGTCGAGGACGTGGCCGTAGGCGACCTGGTCAGCGGTGAGGGCCATCTGGTCTGCGGGAAGTGCCGCAACTGCCTGGCCGGCCGTCGCCATCTGTGCCGCAGCACGGTCGGGCTCGGCGTCGGCCGCGACGGTGCGTTCGCCGAGTACGTCTCCCTGCCCGCTTCGAACGTCTGGGTCCACCGCACCCACGTGGACCTCGACGTCGCCGCGATCTTCGACCCGTTCGGCAACGCGGTGCACACCGCGCTGTCGTTCCCGCTCGTCGGCGAGGACGTCCTGATCACCGGCGCGGGCCCGATCGGCGTCATGGCGGCGGCCGTCGCCCGCCACGCGGGCGCCCGCAACGTCGTGATCACCGATGTGAGCGAGCCCCGCCTCGAACTGGCCCGCAAGGTGGGCGCCACGCTGGCCGTCAACGTCGCCGAGACCGGCATCGCCGAGGCGCAGCGCTCGCTGGGCCTGAAGGAGGGCTTCGACATCGGCCTGGAGATGTCCGGCCGTCCCGAGGCCGTCCGCGACATGATCGACAACATGACGCACGGCGGCCGGATCGCGATGCTGGGACTGCCCGCGCAGGACTTCTCCGTCGACTGGTCGAAGATCGTCACCTCGATGATCACGATCAAGGGCATCTACGGCCGTGAGATGTTCGAGACCTGGTACGCGATGACGGTCCTGCTGGAGGGCGGGCTCGACCTCAGCCCCGTGATCACCGGCAGTTACGGCTACCAGGACTTCGAGGCCGCCTTCGACGAGGCCGCCACCGCCCGCAGCGGCAAGATCATCCTCGACTGGACCGCCTGA
- a CDS encoding glycine C-acetyltransferase, whose protein sequence is MYASVRDDLRATLDEIRAAGLHKPERVIGTPQSASVAVTAGGAPGEVLNFCANNYLGLADHPEVVAAGKEALDRWGYGMASVRFICGTQEVHKELERRLSAFLGQEDTILYSSCFDANGGVFETLLGPEDAVISDALNHASIIDGIRLSKAARFRYANRDMAELEARLKEAADGGARRKLIVTDGVFSMDGYVAPLDEICDLADRYDAMVMVDDSHAVGFVGPGGRGTPELHGVMDRVDIITGTLGKALGGASGGYVAARAEIVELLRQRSRPYLFSNSLAPVIAAASLKVLDLLESAGDLRGKLAANTALFRRRMAEEGFEILPGDHAIAPVMIGDAAEAGRMAELLLERGVYVIGFSYPVVPMGQARIRVQLSAAHSTEDVERAVGAFVDARATMAG, encoded by the coding sequence ATGTACGCCTCCGTGCGCGACGACCTCCGCGCCACCCTCGACGAGATCCGCGCCGCCGGCCTCCACAAGCCCGAGCGGGTCATCGGCACCCCCCAGTCGGCCTCGGTGGCCGTCACCGCCGGGGGTGCCCCCGGCGAGGTGCTGAACTTCTGCGCCAACAACTACCTCGGACTCGCAGACCACCCCGAGGTCGTCGCCGCCGGCAAGGAAGCACTCGACCGCTGGGGCTACGGCATGGCCTCCGTCCGCTTCATCTGCGGCACCCAGGAGGTCCACAAGGAGCTCGAGCGGCGCCTGTCCGCGTTCCTCGGCCAGGAGGACACGATCCTCTACTCCTCCTGCTTCGACGCCAACGGCGGTGTCTTCGAGACCCTCCTCGGCCCGGAGGACGCCGTCATCTCCGACGCCCTCAACCACGCCAGCATCATCGACGGCATCCGCCTGTCGAAGGCCGCCCGCTTCCGCTACGCCAACCGCGACATGGCCGAGCTGGAGGCCCGCCTCAAGGAGGCGGCCGACGGCGGAGCCCGCCGCAAGCTGATCGTCACCGACGGCGTGTTCTCCATGGACGGCTACGTCGCGCCGCTGGACGAGATCTGCGACCTGGCCGACCGGTACGACGCGATGGTCATGGTCGACGACTCGCACGCCGTCGGCTTCGTCGGCCCCGGCGGCCGCGGCACCCCCGAGCTGCACGGCGTCATGGACCGCGTCGACATCATCACCGGCACCCTCGGCAAGGCCCTCGGCGGAGCCTCCGGAGGCTACGTCGCGGCCCGCGCCGAGATCGTCGAGCTGCTGCGCCAGCGGTCCCGCCCGTACCTGTTCTCCAACTCCCTCGCCCCGGTGATCGCCGCCGCGTCCCTCAAGGTCCTCGACCTGCTGGAGTCCGCCGGCGACCTGCGCGGGAAGCTCGCCGCCAACACCGCGCTCTTCCGCCGCCGGATGGCCGAGGAGGGCTTCGAGATCCTGCCGGGCGACCACGCGATCGCCCCCGTCATGATCGGCGACGCGGCCGAGGCCGGGCGCATGGCCGAGCTGCTGCTGGAGCGCGGCGTCTACGTGATCGGCTTCTCGTACCCGGTGGTCCCCATGGGCCAGGCCCGCATCCGGGTGCAGCTCTCCGCCGCGCACTCGACCGAGGACGTGGAACGGGCCGTGGGGGCGTTCGTCGACGCCCGGGCGACAATGGCGGGGTGA